From a region of the Vanrija pseudolonga chromosome 2, complete sequence genome:
- the mug190_0 gene encoding Meiotically up-regulated protein, which translates to MIAKLKSSQPGTPTSLRHSTTADGETMRLLSRPTNGHGRTASSSSLTPSPGASAVPSRSSSPSHGREVDEKAAGTSLPDTQSQQDPQPFTLSAEEKAAKEAHKRELWLKAAPVVAAVPVLMLIGFPLGLSLALIAPLPLLFGTYKDHEATREEWFIVWGIVTAGVLYSAGVNVVLAALVLVPPVLFLVFDPRHPGDKPVHDDPFPPDTAQHDSVAWVNHALTSLFPVVSSDVLTPFIDLLEDALMDQVPPVVTSVRVTGASLGSQPLLLTSMRHITNDDWFKASTQAPEEVKVNGKPRSFTVSSGAPVVTPQSNVPVPATPSTPAQANASAAVPVTPGTPPLPAAPATPATPGTPTPVTPAPATLAPATTRAGRSSSNASRTSSKAPSLKAESVSEHAAVHPLDPVGVSAVTDSEQLRKRDRLLQRIRGAPTELVASGGRQKADAIDDEEGEFVNFEVGFQYRHSADARARGLGLHMLAYFGWGVKGVGGSEIPVYIDVVELKGKMLIRLLLTASPPFVRMATVTFLSMPEFNISARPLRSMGFGSINAMDLPLIKQYIQKSIAQVAGHFVRPKRYTMDVDRLLLGKDAAIRTSAIGVLQVVIHSATDLPKADTVGSCDPYLAISFSKFNKPVYSTRTIVDNQNPIYDENAFVLVNEDTIITGEKLRLRMYDSDRFSADDALGQVEVDVEELVDMSTKGEKSYELFARKDKLAPIRVGMKTQGELQWSVRFFPLWKMPPEQVEKRMERARKHHADEGIQAPWWIKWIEELVEKPEWEKQREKERKETLAMFCTERQREEVEAMARPTAELPSGVLQFHIHQCIDLELESLAGTYSANVSKRKSAAMGKPALADVVDRAPSEITNPPSAYVEVHLNDKLVYRTRTKQLNPVPYFNAMSERFIRDWQLAKITFVVKDERDREHDAILGIVSLRLKDVFKKRAQETHWYPLVGGLGWGKMRLSLLFKPLDIHLPKGISTYEVATFEVTSLSTTDFSSAFGKPPSLVIETDHDKAILDSSGAGASRDSLDDEPQLADLGHSVAPTDDSASTKSGKSGVSSTRLSAVPTTTRVAWDVAKPVRLAVMYRTSGSVLFSFVTRGRIKKSKYHAIATLRLDDVVDGNQESRVIPVFATSSPRDAIRAALVFNQYQRQGDPATLYRNSNDIRMIGFIHISFVLHPGISRAHQKLAKRDLKFRATYNAWEATRMIDATPAQIAAANAEKDKEKDDGYDTDDSEDDDLDSGDEAPEAKQRADKLHDDDTRAMLQESNAHGKALRQGNRGLFQLKIARTGKLVKDKIESKLLSSAEKTKQDRRPRGGDLEVEQEGQSRF; encoded by the exons atgATTGCAAAGCTCAAGTCTTCACAACCGGGCACGCCGACATCGCTGCGgcactcgacgacggcggacgGCGAAACCATGCGCCTCCTCAGCAGGCCGACGAACGGGCACGGCAGaacggcgtcctcgtcgtccttgaccCCGTCGCCGGGCGCGTCAGCGGTGCCATCGCGCtcgtcatcgccatcgcATGGTCGAGAGGTCGACGAGAAGGCGGCGGGTACGAGCTTACCCGACACTCAATCGCAGCAAGATCCTCAACCCTTCACGTTGAGCGCTGAGGAGAAGGCGGCAAAGGAGGCCCACAAGCGCGAGCTGTGGCTAAAGGCTGCGCcagtcgtcgctgccgtacCAGTTCTCATGCTTATCGGCTTCCCCCTCGGCCTGagcctcgcgctcatcgctCCCCTCCCGCTCCTCTTCGGGACGTACAAAGACCACGAGGCCACCCGCGAAGAATGGTTCATCGTCTGGGGTATCGTCACCGCTGGTGTGCTGTACTCGGCCGGCGTGAACGTGGTACTTGCGGCGCTTGTCCTCGTCCCTCCCGTCCTGTTCCTCGTGTTCGACCCCCGCCATCCTGGCGACAAGCCGGTCCACGACGACCCGTTCCCGCCCGACACGGCACAGCACGACTCGGTCGCCTGGGT GAACCACGCCCTCACCTCCCTCTTCCCTGTCGTCTCCTCCGACGTCCTCACACCGTTCATCGACTTGCTCGAAGACGCCCTCATGGACCAGGTGCCCCCTGTTGTCACCTCTGTCCGTGTAACCGGTGCATCGCTCGGCAGCCAGCCCCTGCTCCTCACCTCGATGCGCCACATCACCAACGACGACTGGTTCAAGGCCAGCACTCAGGCACCTGAAGAAGTCAAGGTCAACGGCAAGCCCAGATCGTTCACCGTGTCGTCTGGCGCGCCTGTGGTGACGCCGCAATCCAATGTCCCCGTCCCCGCTACCCCGTCCACGCCGGCCCAAGCGAATGCGTCAGCAGCTGTCCCTGTTACCCCCGGTACTCCTCCCCTGCCTGCGGCACCCGCGACACCCGCGACACCCGGGACGCCAACGCCAGTGACGCCAGCACCTGCTACTCTCGCTCCGGCAACCACAAGAGCTGGCCGCAGCTCGTCCAATGCTTCAAGAACCTCGTCCAAGGCCCCCTCGCTCAAGGCCGAATCCGTATCGGAGCACGCTGCAGTTCACCCGCTAGACCCCGTCGGCGTCTCAGCTGTAACTGACTCTGAGCAACTCCGAAAACGCGACCGCCTGCTTCAGAGAATCCGTGGCGCGCCTACAGAGCTtgtcgccagcggcggcagacAAAAGGCAGACGCGATTGATGACGAAGAGGGCGAGTTTGTCAACTTCGAGGTCGGATTCCAGTACCGCCACTCTGCCGATGCCCGTGCCAGAGGACTCGGCCTGCACATGCTTGCGTACTTTGGCTGGGGAGTCAAGGGTGTTGGCGGCTCGGAAATCCCAGTCTACATTGATGTTGTGgagctcaagggcaagatgCTCATCAGACTGCTGCTTACCGCATCGCCTCCGTTTGTCCGGATGGCGACTGTCACGTTCCTTTCAATGCCCGAGTTCAACATCTCGGCTCGACCCCTCCGAAGCATGGGCTTTGGGAGTATCAACGCCATGGACCTGCCACTGATCAAGCAGTATA TTCAAAAGTCGATCGCCCAGGTCGCAGGGCACTTTGTCAGACCCAAGCGATACACGATGGATGTCGATCGTCTGTTgctcggcaaggacgcgGCCATCAGAACTTCCGCCATTGGTGTTCTGCAGGTTGTCATTCACAGCGCGACGGATCTGCCAAAGGCGGACACTGTCGGCTCTTGTGACCCGTACCTCGCCATCTCGTTCTCCAAGTTCAACAAGCCGGTGTACAGCACGCGAACCATTGTGGACAACCAGAACCCGATCTATGACGAGAACGCGTTCGTGCTGGTCAACGAGGACACGATTATCACCGGCGAGAAGCTAAGACTACGCATGTACGACTCGGATCGGTTCTCTGCCGACGATGCGCTGggccaggtcgaggtcgacgtggAGGAGCTTGTCGACATGTCGACCAAGGGCGAAAAAAGCTATGAGCTGTTTGCGCGCAAGGATAAGCTTGCGCCGATCCGCGTCGGGATGAAGACACAGGGCGAGCTGCAGTGGTCGGTGCGCTTCTTCCCGCTGTGGAAGATGCCGCCGGAGCAGGTCGAGAAGAGAATGGAGAGAGCCAGAAagcaccacgccgacgaggggaTTCAAGCACCGTGGTGGATCAAGTGGATCGAGGAATTGGTCGAAAAGCCAGAGTGGGAAAAGCAGAGAGAGAAGGAACGAAAGGAGACGCTCGCCATGTTCTGCACAGAGCGCCAGAGGGAGGAGGTTGAAGCCATGGCGCGACCGACCGCCGAGTTGCCGTCCGGTGTGCTCCAATTCCACATTCACCAGTGTATCG ATCTTGAACTCGAGTCCCTGGCCGGCACATACTCTGCCAATGTTAGCAAGAGGAAATCGGCAGCCATGGGCAAGCCTGCGCTCGCCGATGTCGTGGACCGTGCGCCGAGCGAGATCACCAACCCGCCAAGCGCATATGTCGAAGTGCACCTCAACGACAAGCTGGTGTACCGCACGCGCACCAAGCAGCTCAACCCGGTGCCATACTTCAACGCCATGAGCGAGCGCTTCATTCGTGACTGGCAGCTGGCCAAAATCACGTTTGTGGTCAAGGATGAGCGTGACCGCGAGCACGATGCGATTCTCGGCATTGTATCCTTGAGACTCAAGGATGTGTTCAAGAAGCGCGCACAGGAGACGCACTGGTacccgctcgtcggcggcctcgggtGGGGCAAGATGCGCCTCTCGCTGCTGTTCAAGCCGCTGGACATCCACCTGCCCAAGGGTATCTCGACGTACGAGGTGGCGACGTTTGAAGTCACGTCGTTGTCCACGACCGACTTCTCGAGCGCCTTTGGCAAACCCCCGTCGCTCGTGATTGAGACGGACCACGACAAGGCGATCCTGGACTCATCTGGTGCTGGTGCATCCAGAGACAgcctggacgacgagccacagctcgccgaccttggcCACTCGGTCGCGCCCaccgacgactcggcgtctACCAAGTCTGGCAAGTCTGGTGTGTCGTCCACACGCCTCTCGGCCGTACCGACTACGACCAGAGTCGCATGGGACGTTGCCAAACCTGTACGACTGGCCGTCATGTACAGAACCTCGGGGTCCGTCCTCTTCAGCTTTGTCACGCGCGGACGGATCAAAAAGTCAAAGTACCACGCCATTGCGACACTGcgtctcgacgacgtcgtcgacggcaaccAGGAATCTAGAGTCATCCCGGTGTTCGCCACGTCCTCACCGCGTGATGCCATCCGAGCGGCGTTAGTCTTCAACCAGTACCAGCGACAGGGGGACCCAGCGACTCTGTACAGGAACTCGAACGACATCCGCATGATTGGGTTCATTCACATCTCGTTTGTTCTCCACCCCGGTATCAGCCGTGCACACCAGAAGCTCGCCAAACGGGACCTCAAGTTCCGTGCAACGTACAATGCATGGGAGGCGACGCGAATGAtcgacgcgacgccggcgcagaTCGCGGCCGCGAATGCCGAaaaggacaaggagaaggacgatGGGTACGACAcggacgactcggaggacgacgatTTGGACTCTGGTGAcgaggcgcccgaggccaagcagcGCGCTGATaagctgcacgacgacgatacTCGCGCCATGCTTCAAGAGAGCAATGCGCATGGCAAGGCCCTTCGCCAAGGA AACCGTGGTCTGTTCCAGCTGAAAATCGCCCGCACGGGCAAGCTTGTTAAGGATAAGATTGAGTCCAAGCTGCTCTCGAGCGCTGAGAAGACCAAGCAGgaccggcggccgcgcggaGGTgatctcgaggtcgagcaggaggGACAGAGCCGGTTCTAG